A single Pseudomonas brassicacearum DNA region contains:
- a CDS encoding PTS fructose-like transporter subunit IIB, translating to MKLAIVTACPNGMVTSVLCARLLDAAAQRQGWSTSVEVHDAAHPERQLSAATLEAAEWVLLVASGPVDLSRFVGKRLFRSTPALALQDVDAVLRRGAEEAEVLLASDVVEQVPAVSTERAPRLVAITACPTGVAHTFMAAEALQQAAKKLGYDLQVETQGSVGARNPLSAEAIAEADVVLLATDIEVATERFAGKKIYRCSTGIALKQAEATLNKALVEGRQESASSAAGAPAKSEKTGVYKHLLTGVSFMLPMVVAGGLLIALSFVFGITAFKEPGTLAAALMQIGGDTAFKLMVPLLAGYIAYSIADRPGLAPGMIGGMLASTLGAGFIGGIIAGFLAGYVAKAINRYARLPQSLEALKPILIIPLLASLITGLVMIYIVGKPVAGMLEGLTHFLDSMGTTNAILLGVLLGAMMCVDLGGPINKAAYAFSVGLLASQSYAPMAATMAAGMVPPIGLGIATFIARRKFAQTEREAGKAALVLGLCFISEGAIPFAAKDPLRVIPASIAGGALTGALSMYFGCKLMAPHGGLFVMLIPNAINHALLYLLAIVAGSLLTGVAYALLKRPEVVEMALEPAKA from the coding sequence ATGAAACTAGCCATTGTGACGGCCTGCCCCAACGGCATGGTTACCAGTGTGTTGTGTGCCCGCCTGCTGGACGCCGCGGCGCAGCGCCAGGGTTGGAGCACCAGTGTCGAAGTCCATGACGCGGCCCATCCGGAACGCCAGTTGTCGGCGGCGACCCTCGAAGCAGCCGAGTGGGTCTTGCTGGTTGCCAGCGGCCCGGTGGACCTGTCGCGTTTCGTCGGCAAACGCCTGTTCCGCAGCACCCCGGCCCTGGCCCTCCAGGATGTTGATGCGGTGCTGCGCCGCGGCGCCGAAGAGGCCGAGGTTCTTCTCGCCTCGGATGTCGTGGAGCAAGTGCCGGCGGTGTCGACCGAGCGTGCGCCGCGCCTGGTTGCCATCACCGCATGCCCGACGGGCGTTGCCCATACCTTCATGGCCGCCGAGGCTTTGCAGCAGGCGGCGAAGAAGCTCGGCTACGACCTGCAAGTGGAAACCCAGGGGTCGGTCGGTGCGCGCAATCCGTTGAGCGCCGAGGCCATCGCCGAGGCGGACGTGGTGCTGCTGGCGACCGACATCGAAGTCGCCACCGAGCGTTTTGCCGGCAAGAAGATCTACCGCTGCAGCACGGGCATCGCCTTGAAACAGGCCGAAGCGACGCTGAACAAAGCGCTGGTCGAAGGTCGCCAGGAAAGCGCGTCGAGCGCTGCCGGCGCCCCGGCCAAGTCGGAGAAGACCGGCGTCTACAAGCACCTGCTGACGGGCGTGTCGTTCATGCTGCCGATGGTGGTGGCCGGTGGTCTGTTGATCGCCTTGTCGTTTGTATTCGGCATCACCGCCTTCAAGGAGCCCGGCACGTTGGCGGCCGCGCTGATGCAGATCGGCGGCGACACCGCGTTCAAATTGATGGTGCCGCTGCTGGCCGGCTACATCGCCTATTCCATCGCCGACCGTCCGGGCCTGGCGCCGGGGATGATCGGCGGGATGCTGGCGAGCACCCTGGGCGCCGGCTTCATTGGCGGGATCATCGCCGGTTTCCTGGCCGGTTACGTGGCCAAGGCGATCAACCGCTACGCACGCCTGCCCCAGAGCCTGGAAGCACTCAAGCCGATCTTGATCATCCCGCTGCTGGCGAGCCTGATCACCGGCCTGGTGATGATCTACATCGTCGGCAAACCGGTGGCAGGCATGCTCGAAGGCCTGACCCATTTCCTCGACAGCATGGGTACCACCAACGCGATCCTGCTGGGCGTGCTGCTGGGGGCGATGATGTGCGTCGATCTCGGTGGGCCGATCAACAAGGCCGCCTACGCCTTTTCGGTGGGGCTGCTGGCTTCCCAGAGTTATGCACCGATGGCCGCGACCATGGCCGCCGGCATGGTGCCGCCCATTGGCCTGGGCATCGCCACTTTCATCGCCCGGCGCAAATTCGCCCAGACCGAACGCGAGGCCGGTAAAGCTGCGTTGGTGCTGGGGCTGTGCTTCATCTCCGAAGGCGCGATTCCGTTCGCCGCCAAGGACCCGCTGCGGGTGATCCCGGCCAGCATCGCCGGCGGCGCGCTGACCGGTGCGCTGTCGATGTACTTCGGCTGCAAGCTCATGGCCCCCCACGGTGGTCTGTTCGTGATGCTGATCCCCAACGCCATCAACCATGCGCTGTTGTACCTGCTGGCGATCGTAGCGGGGAGCCTGCTGACGGGGGTGGCGTATGCGCTGCTCAAGCGGCCTGAGGTGGTGGAGATGGCGTTGGAGCCGGCCAAGGCCTGA
- a CDS encoding alkaline phosphatase D family protein — protein MSEFDLGRRRVMQAVGAGLLLPGLAPAVMASVKDRPVLTDGVQSGDLQGDRAMIWSRSDRPARMVVEWDTRSKFSNPRRFVSPMVDSRSDFTARVELTGLPPDQAIFYRVHFEDAQSGAASEPWLGHLRSVPQFKRDIRFVWSGDTVGQGFGINPDIGGMRIYEAMRLRLPDFFIHSGDTIYADGPVPAQITAENGRVWRNLTTEAKSKVAETLDEYRGNYRYNLMDENVRRFNAEVPQIWQWDDHEVVNNWSPGKQLDERYQTKDIHSLVGRARQAWLEYAPMRLQKADGGGRIYRKLGYGPLLDVFVLDMRSYREANDANLGAAKPFLGREQLNWLKRELKHSRAQWKVIAADMPIGLGVPDGEVSPGVPRWEAVANGDPGAAQGREVEIAELLGYLRKHQVRNYVWLTADVHYCAAHHYHPEHAAFQDFEPFWEFVAGPLNAGSFGPNALDKTFGPEVVFQKAPPAQNTSPFAGYQFFGEVNIDGPSGEMSVVLRDLEGVAVFEKKLQPV, from the coding sequence ATGAGCGAATTCGACCTGGGCCGCCGTCGTGTGATGCAAGCCGTGGGGGCGGGGTTGTTGTTGCCGGGGCTGGCGCCGGCGGTGATGGCTTCGGTCAAGGATCGGCCGGTGCTCACCGACGGTGTGCAGTCCGGCGACTTGCAGGGCGACCGGGCGATGATCTGGAGCCGCAGCGACCGTCCGGCGCGGATGGTGGTGGAGTGGGACACCCGCAGCAAGTTCAGCAATCCGCGTCGCTTCGTCTCGCCCATGGTCGATTCGCGCAGCGATTTCACCGCCCGGGTCGAACTCACCGGCCTGCCGCCCGACCAGGCAATTTTCTACCGGGTGCATTTCGAAGACGCCCAGAGCGGTGCTGCCAGCGAACCCTGGTTGGGCCACCTGCGCAGCGTGCCGCAGTTCAAGCGCGACATCCGTTTTGTCTGGAGCGGCGACACCGTCGGCCAGGGCTTCGGCATCAACCCGGACATCGGCGGCATGCGCATCTACGAAGCCATGCGCCTGCGCCTGCCGGACTTTTTTATCCACAGCGGCGACACCATCTACGCCGACGGCCCGGTGCCGGCGCAAATCACCGCCGAGAATGGACGCGTCTGGCGCAACCTCACCACCGAAGCCAAGAGCAAGGTCGCCGAGACCCTGGATGAGTATCGCGGCAACTATCGCTACAACCTGATGGACGAAAACGTACGCCGTTTCAATGCCGAGGTGCCGCAGATCTGGCAGTGGGACGACCATGAGGTGGTCAACAACTGGTCGCCGGGCAAGCAACTGGACGAGCGCTACCAGACCAAGGATATCCACAGCCTCGTGGGGCGCGCGCGACAGGCCTGGCTGGAATATGCGCCGATGCGCCTGCAGAAGGCCGACGGCGGTGGACGCATCTACCGCAAGCTCGGTTATGGGCCGTTGCTGGATGTGTTCGTGCTGGATATGCGCAGCTACCGCGAAGCCAACGACGCCAACCTCGGCGCGGCCAAACCGTTCCTGGGGCGTGAGCAGTTGAATTGGCTCAAGCGCGAACTCAAGCATTCCCGGGCCCAATGGAAAGTCATTGCCGCCGACATGCCCATCGGCCTCGGTGTGCCGGATGGCGAGGTCAGCCCCGGTGTGCCGCGCTGGGAAGCGGTGGCCAACGGTGATCCGGGCGCAGCCCAGGGCCGTGAAGTGGAGATCGCCGAACTGCTCGGCTACCTGCGCAAGCATCAGGTGCGCAACTACGTCTGGCTCACCGCCGATGTCCACTATTGCGCCGCCCATCACTACCACCCCGAACACGCCGCGTTCCAGGATTTCGAACCGTTCTGGGAGTTCGTCGCCGGGCCGCTCAATGCGGGCAGCTTCGGGCCCAACGCCTTGGACAAGACGTTTGGGCCCGAAGTGGTGTTCCAAAAAGCCCCCCCGGCCCAGAACACCTCGCCGTTCGCCGGGTATCAGTTCTTTGGCGAAGTGAACATCGACGGGCCAAGCGGGGAGATGAGCGTGGTGCTGCGGGACCTGGAAGGTGTGGCGGTGTTCGAGAAGAAGTTGCAGCCGGTTTGA
- a CDS encoding PepSY domain-containing protein — protein sequence MLKKTLFQLHWFFGISAGLVLALMGVTGAVVSFQDEILRALNPQVLMVEKQPAGVLPPAELVEQIEAAAGKTVAMLWVETDSGNAARVIFAAPAGEKRGAVRYFNPYNAQFMGDVTGQDFFGLILRLHRVLTLDDVGRQITGACTLILVFFCLSGLYLRWPRQWKSWRAWLTLDWGKKGRSFNWDLHSVAGTWCLVFYLLAALTGLTWSYEWYNKGVTRLLSDSPKEERVRNRGPVPSGPLPVADYRAMWSSIYSAAGPGLSAYNVRMPPVAGQPATVFYLLKNSPHDRALNQLTLDPATGVVSRHSRYSDKSLKAQLLTSVYALHVGSYFGLVGRILMTVAALTMPLFFITGWLLYLDRRRKKRQARNARQALSANPGNAPAWLIGFASQSGFAERLAWQTAGQLQAAGLPVNVQPLASVREQDLNNATHALFVVSTFGDGEGPDSARGFERKVLGQALSLERLQYSVLGLGDRQYEHFCGFARRLHAWLAEHGGKTLFAPVEVDSGDPYALRHWQQQLAELTGQAPLDAWQAPSFENWTLSQRTLLNPDSSSSGVYLLGLTAPGPSSWLAGDLVEILPRNDLLAIEHLLDGLGLSGHARVQVDGLSQSLDQALATRQLPENRAHLVGLHAQALVDALAPLSIREYSIASIPADGVLELIVRQERHADGSLGVGSGWLTEHAPLGSAISLRLRRNSSFHLPAQGVPMILLGNGTGLAGLRSLLKARVTEGMQRNWLLFGERNREHDFHCRDELQEWVTSGDLERLDLAFSRDQKQKVYVQDRLLESAALLKQWLADGAVIYVCGSLQGMASGVDHVLNNVLGREEVERLIEQGRYRRDVY from the coding sequence GTGTTGAAGAAAACCCTGTTCCAGTTGCACTGGTTTTTCGGCATCAGTGCCGGACTGGTCCTGGCGTTGATGGGCGTTACCGGGGCTGTGGTGTCGTTCCAGGATGAAATCCTGCGGGCCTTGAATCCGCAAGTGCTGATGGTCGAGAAGCAGCCGGCCGGCGTCCTGCCGCCCGCCGAGCTGGTAGAGCAGATCGAAGCCGCCGCCGGCAAGACTGTCGCCATGCTCTGGGTCGAGACCGACAGCGGTAACGCTGCGCGGGTGATCTTTGCGGCGCCTGCTGGGGAAAAACGTGGCGCCGTGCGCTATTTCAACCCTTACAACGCACAATTCATGGGCGATGTGACGGGCCAGGACTTCTTCGGCCTGATACTCAGGTTGCACCGCGTCCTGACCCTGGATGATGTCGGTCGGCAAATCACCGGTGCCTGCACACTGATCCTGGTGTTTTTCTGCCTGTCCGGGCTGTACCTGCGTTGGCCGCGCCAATGGAAAAGCTGGCGCGCCTGGCTGACCCTCGACTGGGGGAAAAAAGGCCGCAGCTTCAATTGGGACCTGCACTCGGTGGCGGGCACCTGGTGCCTGGTGTTCTATCTGTTGGCGGCCCTGACCGGGCTGACCTGGTCCTACGAGTGGTACAACAAAGGCGTGACCCGCCTGCTCTCCGATTCACCGAAAGAGGAACGGGTGCGCAATCGCGGCCCGGTGCCAAGCGGCCCACTTCCCGTGGCCGATTACCGGGCCATGTGGAGCAGCATCTACAGCGCTGCCGGCCCCGGACTGTCGGCCTATAACGTGCGCATGCCGCCCGTGGCCGGACAACCGGCGACCGTGTTCTACCTGCTGAAAAACTCGCCCCACGACCGGGCGCTGAACCAGCTCACCCTCGACCCGGCCACCGGCGTTGTCAGCCGACACAGCCGCTACAGCGACAAGAGCCTCAAGGCGCAGTTGCTGACCAGTGTCTATGCCCTGCATGTCGGCAGTTACTTCGGCCTGGTCGGGCGGATCCTGATGACCGTCGCCGCACTGACCATGCCGCTGTTCTTCATCACCGGCTGGTTGCTGTACCTGGACCGTCGCCGCAAGAAGCGCCAGGCCAGAAACGCCCGCCAGGCCCTGAGCGCCAACCCGGGCAATGCGCCGGCCTGGCTGATCGGCTTCGCCAGCCAAAGCGGTTTCGCCGAGCGACTGGCCTGGCAGACCGCCGGCCAACTTCAGGCCGCTGGCTTGCCCGTGAACGTCCAGCCACTGGCCAGCGTTCGTGAGCAGGACCTGAACAACGCTACCCACGCGCTGTTTGTCGTCAGCACCTTTGGCGACGGCGAAGGACCGGACAGCGCCCGCGGTTTCGAACGCAAGGTGCTGGGCCAGGCCTTGAGCCTGGAGCGCCTGCAGTATTCGGTGCTGGGCCTGGGCGACCGGCAATATGAACACTTCTGCGGCTTCGCCCGGCGCCTGCACGCCTGGCTGGCGGAACACGGCGGCAAGACCCTGTTCGCGCCAGTGGAAGTGGACAGCGGCGACCCTTACGCCCTGCGTCACTGGCAACAGCAATTGGCCGAACTGACCGGCCAGGCGCCATTGGATGCCTGGCAAGCGCCAAGCTTCGAGAACTGGACGCTGAGCCAACGCACCCTGCTCAACCCCGACAGCAGCAGCTCGGGCGTGTACCTGCTGGGCCTCACCGCCCCTGGCCCGAGCAGTTGGCTGGCCGGTGACCTGGTGGAAATCCTGCCGCGCAATGACCTGTTGGCCATCGAACATTTGCTCGACGGGCTCGGCCTCTCCGGCCACGCGCGCGTACAGGTCGATGGCCTGTCCCAGAGCCTCGACCAGGCCCTGGCGACCCGCCAACTCCCGGAAAACCGTGCCCACCTGGTCGGCCTGCATGCCCAGGCACTGGTGGATGCCCTGGCGCCGCTGTCGATACGCGAGTACTCCATCGCCTCGATCCCGGCCGACGGTGTGCTGGAACTGATCGTGCGCCAGGAACGTCACGCCGACGGCAGCCTCGGCGTCGGTTCGGGCTGGCTGACCGAACACGCACCGTTGGGCAGCGCCATCAGCCTGCGGCTGCGCCGCAACAGCAGCTTCCATCTGCCGGCCCAAGGCGTGCCGATGATCCTGCTGGGCAACGGCACCGGTCTGGCCGGCCTGCGCAGCCTGCTCAAGGCGCGCGTCACCGAGGGCATGCAGCGCAACTGGCTGCTGTTTGGCGAGCGCAACCGCGAACACGATTTCCACTGCCGCGATGAATTGCAGGAATGGGTGACCTCAGGCGACCTGGAACGCCTGGACCTGGCCTTCTCCCGGGATCAGAAGCAGAAAGTCTACGTCCAGGACCGCCTGCTGGAATCAGCCGCGCTGCTCAAGCAATGGCTGGCCGACGGCGCGGTGATCTATGTCTGCGGCAGCTTGCAGGGCATGGCATCCGGGGTGGATCACGTGCTCAACAACGTGCTGGGGCGCGAGGAAGTGGAGCGGCTGATCGAGCAGGGTCGGTATCGGCGGGATGTCTACTGA
- a CDS encoding alpha-xenorhabdolysin family binary toxin subunit A, which yields MNANSLWNDALENASADDLARFAQLVPKTLANASAPEQEGNSRGKGLLLTKKQIIDLRKYEAAALALPFTLADVKDYLNFGADAGVGLKHEDFLRTFSATRRHAQRWSPLREAIMLTGSQLKLFAASMTLYGRDIEEVYADVRACGLLDKHNIRNLEELKRLELELGDKFPGIELESDTVSDLGYYLDQIFKRIKDNLDGVTAIKEQLASFGYDLREYILPEIKLRISLIGSNSLPADIETLKQQIDERSRQINEKNADYKNAVEKSIGAAAGMNLLGLALAIYLGVEAENIRAQRNSLYKEQEEAIETLKSKNQTLGSLTRVKHDLQGLELVAVDADIATQNLMHVWNVMHLYVKDSQDAVSRITDALSLRRFMSAFREVVKPWSQIEHDADALIAVFKEADAEYERNYRVQPRLEFYRALPSAYPAVDRQIMADSHTLMRDGAVRSKALFINWNYLPQLHDRFRDLVGNVSQSSGVLSTSALNMKVGLDGSMRRLERLEKELTDASDQQEIEEIEADRAEELLRIASLVVRPVQQLASQLSAIDDRFDRRLTLGFIDDLGNEQQTVQASLDRMNDERTERQNERAVINEAIEALKTGGVEAIGNDLLLTLEEVMKLGIAPPQVQLVMFAIEQLKKTLGQIGDGLRFLDMVRERDKLVEKIEALARDIETKTRVLTSLKGKVEFLQNIHTLDDQRQRYVGEYQRAVEAFQSFVSQIDAGKQADDAQRSREFINHAQLFSAFLTPLALPLTAH from the coding sequence ATGAATGCTAATAGTCTATGGAACGATGCACTTGAAAATGCCTCTGCCGACGACCTTGCCCGGTTTGCACAACTTGTGCCCAAGACGCTCGCCAATGCCTCTGCGCCAGAGCAGGAAGGCAACTCTCGTGGCAAAGGGTTATTGCTGACGAAAAAACAGATCATTGACCTGCGCAAATACGAAGCCGCCGCCTTGGCACTTCCCTTCACCCTGGCGGATGTGAAGGATTACTTGAATTTTGGTGCCGACGCAGGCGTGGGGCTCAAACATGAGGATTTTTTAAGGACCTTCAGCGCCACTCGCCGTCATGCCCAACGTTGGTCGCCGTTGCGCGAAGCAATCATGCTGACTGGTAGTCAATTGAAATTATTTGCTGCAAGCATGACCCTTTACGGTCGAGATATAGAAGAAGTCTATGCCGATGTCAGGGCTTGCGGTTTGCTGGATAAACATAACATCAGGAACTTGGAAGAGTTAAAACGCCTGGAGCTGGAATTGGGAGATAAATTTCCGGGTATTGAATTGGAATCTGACACCGTCAGCGACTTGGGATACTACCTGGACCAGATTTTCAAACGGATCAAGGACAATCTGGACGGTGTCACCGCGATCAAGGAACAGTTGGCTTCGTTTGGTTATGATTTACGCGAGTACATCCTTCCTGAAATAAAGTTGCGCATCAGTTTGATTGGCAGCAACTCGCTGCCAGCCGACATCGAGACGCTCAAGCAGCAAATTGATGAGCGGTCCCGGCAGATCAACGAGAAAAACGCCGACTACAAGAATGCCGTGGAAAAATCCATCGGGGCTGCTGCAGGAATGAACCTGCTCGGCCTGGCGCTGGCGATCTACCTGGGCGTAGAGGCTGAGAACATCCGGGCGCAAAGGAATAGCCTCTACAAGGAACAGGAAGAGGCGATTGAAACGCTGAAGAGTAAGAACCAGACACTCGGCTCCTTGACGCGCGTAAAGCACGACCTGCAAGGACTGGAACTGGTCGCTGTCGATGCGGATATCGCCACGCAGAACCTGATGCATGTCTGGAACGTCATGCATCTATACGTGAAAGATTCCCAGGATGCGGTTTCCAGGATTACCGACGCTTTAAGTCTGAGGCGCTTTATGTCGGCATTCCGAGAAGTGGTCAAACCGTGGAGTCAGATCGAGCATGATGCCGATGCGTTGATTGCAGTATTCAAGGAGGCCGACGCGGAGTATGAGCGCAATTATCGCGTCCAGCCTCGACTCGAATTCTATCGGGCACTGCCCAGCGCTTATCCGGCTGTGGACCGCCAGATCATGGCTGACAGCCACACATTGATGCGAGACGGAGCGGTTAGATCCAAGGCGCTATTCATCAATTGGAACTACCTGCCGCAACTGCATGATCGGTTCCGTGATCTGGTGGGCAATGTGAGTCAGAGCAGCGGCGTTCTGAGTACGTCTGCTCTGAACATGAAGGTGGGACTCGACGGCAGCATGCGGCGCCTGGAACGTCTCGAAAAAGAATTGACGGATGCGTCGGATCAACAAGAGATAGAAGAAATCGAGGCTGACCGCGCGGAGGAGTTGCTCAGGATCGCTTCTCTAGTGGTTCGGCCCGTCCAGCAACTCGCCAGTCAATTGTCGGCGATCGATGACCGTTTTGATCGACGCTTAACGTTGGGTTTCATTGACGACCTTGGCAACGAGCAACAAACCGTCCAGGCATCTCTGGATCGAATGAATGATGAACGTACCGAGCGCCAGAACGAACGCGCAGTCATCAACGAAGCCATTGAGGCGCTGAAGACGGGCGGGGTTGAGGCGATTGGCAACGATTTGCTCCTGACGCTGGAAGAAGTCATGAAGCTCGGTATTGCACCCCCTCAGGTGCAATTGGTCATGTTCGCCATCGAACAACTTAAAAAGACCCTCGGACAAATCGGCGATGGGCTTCGGTTCCTCGACATGGTGCGCGAGCGGGACAAACTGGTTGAGAAAATCGAGGCGCTGGCACGCGATATCGAGACGAAAACCCGAGTCCTGACCTCACTCAAAGGGAAAGTCGAGTTTCTCCAGAACATTCACACCCTTGACGACCAGCGCCAGCGCTACGTGGGTGAATACCAGCGCGCAGTAGAGGCTTTCCAATCGTTCGTCTCGCAGATCGATGCCGGCAAGCAAGCCGATGACGCGCAGCGCAGTCGCGAATTCATCAATCACGCACAGCTGTTCAGCGCCTTCTTGACCCCGCTGGCACTGCCTTTGACTGCACATTGA
- a CDS encoding type III PLP-dependent enzyme: MSIQVEDYFARETFQRMKAFADKQETPFVVIDTAMISKAYDDLRAGFEFAKVYYAVKANPAVEIIDLLKDKGSNFDIASIYELDKVMSRGVGPDQISYGNTIKKSRDIRYFYEKGVRLYATDSEADLRNIAKAAPGSKVYVRILTEGSTTADWPLSRKFGCQTDMAMDLLILARDLGLVPYGISFHVGSQQRDISVWDAAIAKVKVIFERLKEEDGIVLKLINMGGGFPANYITRTNSLETYAEEIIRFLKEDFGDDLPEIILEPGRSLIANAGILVSEVVLVARKSRTAVERWVYTDVGKFSGLIETMDEAIKFPIWTEKKGEMEEVVIAGPTCDSADIMYENYKYGLPLNLAIGDRLYWLSTGAYTTSYSAVEFNGFPPLKSFYV, encoded by the coding sequence ATGTCGATCCAGGTCGAAGATTATTTCGCGCGCGAAACCTTCCAGAGAATGAAAGCGTTCGCCGACAAGCAGGAAACCCCGTTCGTGGTGATCGACACCGCGATGATCTCCAAGGCCTATGACGACCTGCGCGCCGGTTTCGAATTCGCCAAGGTCTACTACGCCGTCAAGGCCAACCCGGCGGTGGAAATCATCGACCTGCTCAAGGATAAAGGCTCGAACTTCGACATCGCCTCGATCTATGAGCTGGATAAGGTCATGAGCCGTGGCGTCGGCCCGGATCAGATCAGCTACGGCAACACCATCAAGAAATCCCGCGACATTCGCTACTTCTACGAGAAGGGCGTGCGCCTGTATGCCACCGACTCCGAAGCCGACCTGCGTAACATCGCCAAGGCCGCACCGGGCTCGAAAGTCTATGTACGGATCCTCACCGAAGGCTCGACCACCGCTGACTGGCCGTTGTCGCGCAAGTTCGGCTGCCAGACCGACATGGCCATGGACCTGCTGATCCTGGCCCGCGACCTGGGCCTGGTGCCGTACGGCATTTCGTTCCACGTCGGCTCGCAACAGCGCGACATCAGCGTCTGGGACGCGGCGATCGCCAAGGTCAAGGTAATCTTCGAACGCCTGAAGGAAGAAGACGGCATCGTCCTGAAGCTGATCAACATGGGTGGTGGCTTCCCGGCCAACTACATCACCCGCACCAACAGCCTGGAAACCTACGCTGAGGAAATCATCCGTTTCCTCAAGGAAGACTTCGGCGACGACCTGCCGGAAATCATCCTGGAGCCGGGCCGTTCGTTGATCGCCAACGCCGGTATCCTGGTCAGCGAAGTGGTGCTGGTGGCGCGTAAGTCCCGTACCGCCGTCGAGCGTTGGGTGTACACGGATGTGGGCAAGTTCTCCGGCCTGATCGAAACCATGGACGAAGCCATCAAGTTTCCGATCTGGACCGAGAAGAAAGGCGAGATGGAAGAAGTGGTGATCGCCGGGCCTACCTGCGACAGCGCTGACATCATGTATGAAAACTACAAGTATGGTTTGCCGTTGAACCTGGCCATTGGGGATCGCCTGTACTGGCTGTCGACCGGTGCCTATACCACCAGCTATAGCGCGGTGGAATTCAATGGCTTTCCGCCGTTGAAGTCGTTCTACGTGTAA
- a CDS encoding betaine/proline/choline family ABC transporter ATP-binding protein (Members of the family are the ATP-binding subunit of ABC transporters for substrates such as betaine, L-proline or other amino acids, choline, carnitine, etc. The substrate specificity is best determined from the substrate-binding subunit, rather than this subunit, as it interacts with the permease subunit and not with substrate directly.), with protein MIELQNLSKTFKSNGKDVKAVDSVSLTVNEGEICVFLGPSGCGKSTTLKMINRLIAPTSGKVLINGEDTTGLDEVTLRRNIGYVIQQIGLFPNMTIEENITVVPRLLGWDKQKSHDRARELMSMIKLEPKQYLHRYPRELSGGQQQRIGVIRALAADAPLLLMDEPFGAVDPINREMIQNEFFEMQRALNKTVIMVSHDIDEAIKLGDKIAIFRAGKLIQFDHPDTLLAHPADEFVSSFVGQDSTLKRLLLVKAEDAADNAPSVSPETPVGEALELMDEHDRRYLVVTCSENKALGFVRRRDLHRQTGACSQYLSKFNATAAYDEHLRILLSRMYEFNRSWLPVMDAERVFLGEVTQESIAEYLSSGRSRGGKTSIVSPAETASA; from the coding sequence ATGATCGAACTTCAAAACCTCAGCAAAACCTTCAAGAGCAACGGCAAGGACGTCAAGGCCGTGGACTCGGTGAGCCTGACCGTCAACGAAGGCGAGATCTGCGTGTTCCTCGGGCCATCGGGCTGTGGCAAAAGCACCACGCTGAAGATGATCAACCGCCTGATCGCGCCCACCTCGGGCAAGGTGTTGATCAACGGTGAAGACACCACCGGCCTGGACGAAGTGACCCTGCGCCGCAACATCGGCTATGTGATCCAGCAGATCGGCCTGTTTCCGAACATGACCATCGAGGAAAACATCACCGTGGTCCCGCGCCTGCTCGGCTGGGACAAGCAGAAGAGCCACGACCGCGCCCGCGAATTGATGAGCATGATCAAGCTCGAACCCAAGCAGTACCTGCATCGCTACCCGCGTGAACTCTCCGGCGGCCAGCAGCAGCGGATCGGTGTGATCCGCGCCCTGGCGGCCGATGCGCCGCTGCTGCTGATGGACGAACCCTTCGGCGCGGTGGACCCGATCAACCGCGAGATGATCCAGAACGAGTTTTTCGAAATGCAGCGGGCGCTGAACAAGACCGTGATCATGGTCAGCCACGACATCGACGAAGCGATCAAGCTGGGGGACAAGATTGCGATCTTCCGCGCCGGCAAACTGATCCAGTTCGATCACCCGGACACGCTGCTGGCGCATCCGGCCGACGAGTTCGTCAGCAGCTTCGTCGGCCAGGACAGCACGCTCAAGCGCCTGCTGCTGGTCAAGGCCGAAGATGCGGCCGACAACGCCCCGTCAGTCAGCCCCGAGACACCGGTGGGCGAGGCACTGGAACTGATGGACGAACATGACCGTCGCTACCTGGTGGTGACCTGCTCCGAGAACAAGGCCCTGGGCTTTGTAAGACGTCGCGACCTGCACCGTCAGACCGGCGCCTGCTCGCAGTACCTGAGCAAATTCAACGCCACAGCGGCTTACGATGAACACCTGCGGATCCTGTTGTCGCGCATGTACGAGTTCAACCGTTCGTGGCTGCCGGTGATGGATGCCGAGCGGGTATTCCTCGGCGAGGTGACGCAGGAATCGATTGCCGAGTACCTGAGCTCGGGGCGCTCTCGTGGGGGCAAGACCAGCATTGTCTCGCCGGCGGAGACTGCGTCGGCCTGA